The following coding sequences are from one Methanosarcina sp. WWM596 window:
- a CDS encoding polysaccharide deacetylase family protein, translating into MNGSLSVTVDLEDWYHIPSVCSSPFSVYRNVDEFFKNWTGRYDFLSEPTKSVLDLLDEFNINATFFVVADTIEHYPGLVESIVDRGHELACHGLNHACKIDPHTKKQLMSVEEFEQRTRVAKKMLEKISGEKLIGYRAPNALVGGWMVNSLEKLGFKYDSSVSVNSFYNKTDSALNTVSSFPYYPEKNELEAGSDRNFIEFPWAYCQHGFKFPASGGPMLRFLGSSFILNGLMQSLKRGHTIFYFHPLDISCARFPSLGNKRPFYWCMKGRFVEQRIRHILGKLSEVEKICLRDYSGISCI; encoded by the coding sequence ATGAATGGTAGTCTTTCAGTTACGGTAGATCTTGAAGATTGGTATCATATTCCTTCTGTCTGTAGTTCTCCGTTTTCGGTTTACAGGAATGTGGATGAATTCTTCAAGAACTGGACTGGCAGGTATGATTTCTTGAGTGAGCCCACAAAAAGTGTTCTGGACCTTCTTGATGAGTTCAACATAAATGCTACTTTTTTTGTCGTTGCAGATACCATCGAACACTACCCTGGATTGGTGGAGTCAATTGTAGATAGGGGACACGAGCTTGCCTGCCACGGGCTAAATCATGCCTGTAAAATCGATCCTCATACAAAAAAACAGTTAATGAGTGTGGAGGAATTTGAGCAAAGAACTCGGGTTGCAAAGAAAATGCTAGAAAAAATCAGCGGAGAAAAGCTGATAGGTTACAGGGCACCAAATGCGTTGGTAGGTGGATGGATGGTTAATTCCCTTGAAAAGTTGGGATTCAAGTATGATTCATCTGTTTCAGTAAATTCCTTTTACAACAAAACAGATTCAGCCCTTAATACCGTTTCTTCCTTCCCCTATTATCCAGAGAAGAACGAACTTGAAGCAGGCAGTGACCGGAACTTTATTGAATTTCCATGGGCTTATTGTCAACATGGATTCAAGTTCCCCGCATCAGGCGGCCCTATGCTTCGGTTCCTGGGCTCGTCATTTATATTGAACGGGCTTATGCAGAGTCTTAAAAGAGGACATACAATATTCTATTTCCATCCACTGGATATCTCCTGTGCCAGATTCCCATCTCTTGGAAATAAAAGGCCCTTTTACTGGTGCATGAAGGGGAGATTTGTTGAACAAAGGATCAGACATATTCTGGGTAAACTGAGCGAAGTTGAGAAAATATGCTTGAGGGATTATTCAGGAATATCATGTATTTGA
- a CDS encoding helix-turn-helix domain-containing protein: MGYFIFPYSLFDKHIGSCRYIYNWALYLKTKTYEKTEKSIFQIDINKKPNMIEV; this comes from the coding sequence TTGGGGTACTTTATCTTCCCGTACTCCCTTTTTGACAAACATATTGGTAGCTGCAGATACATCTATAACTGGGCTTTATACCTGAAAACAAAAACGTATGAGAAGACTGAAAAATCGATATTTCAGATTGATATAAACAAAAAACCAAACATGATAGAGGTATAA